TCGACGGCGTCAATGGCCTGGTCGTGCTTGACACCGAGCTCGACGAGGACCTGGAGTCCCGTGGCTGGGCTGCTGACCGTATCCGCGGTCTCCAGGACGCCCGCAAGAACGCTGGCCTCGAGGTCACCGACCGTATCTCGGTGAAGCTGCAGGTCCCGTCCGAGCGTGAAGAGTGGGCAAACCGCCACGCTGACCTCATCGCCCGGGAAGTTCTTGCCACCGCTTTCGAGGTCGTCGCTGGCGGAGAGTCACTGAGCTACGACGTGGCGGACGGCTGCTCGGCGGATATTGCCAAGCAGTAGGGGAGAGTAATCTCAATGCCGACTTCCGGGCGGTGGGTTCTGCACATCGACATGGACGCGTTCTTCGCGTCCGTCGAGCAGCTCACCCGCCCGACTCTGCGCGGGCGACCGGTTCTCGTCGGCGGATTGGGCGGTCGAGGTGTGGTCGCCGGTGCCTCCTATGAGGCTCGCGCGTACGGTGCGCACTCGGCTATGCCGATGGCTCGCGCGCGTCGGCTCATGCCACCGAACGCAGTGACGGTCAGCGGACGCAAGGGTATCTACGGGCCTGTGTCGCGCCGAGTGTTTTCTGTAATTCGCGAGCGCGTGCCCGTGGTGGAGCAGCTCAGCGTCGATGAGGCCTTTATGGAGCCCGAGGAGCTGCAAGGTGCCTCGATAGAGAAGGTAATTGCCTGGGCGGAGCAACTGCGGGCAGATATTCGGCGGGAGACCGGCTTGGCCTCGTCGATAGGCGCGGGCGCGGGCAAGCAGTTCGCGAAAATTGCTTCCGGCCTGGCGAAACCCGATGGCGTGTACGTGCTGGACCCCGCACGCAATCACGAGCTACTACACCCATTGCCGGTAGAGAAGCTCTGGGGCATTGGCCCTGTCACCGCTGCAAAACTGCACACTCTGGGCGTGGACACGATTGGTGATTTTGCCGCGATGTCTCAGCGCGATGTCGAGGTTTCGCTGACATCCAAAACTGGTGTGATGCTGTGGCAGCTGGCGCAGGGGACAGATGACCGGCCGGTTAAGGAACGCGATGTCGCCAAGTCTGTATCGGCCGAGTACACCTATCCCGAGGATTTGGGGTCGCAGGCCCAGCTCCACGCCGCCATCGATCGCGCAGGCGAGTCCGCTTTTCGACGGCTCAAAAAAGATGGCCGTGGTGCCCGCACCATCACTTGCAAGGTGCGTCTGTCCGACTTGAGCATCCATACCCGATCTGAGACGCTCGCCTACGCCACACAGGACTTCGACACCCTCATGGCTGTCGCTCACCGAATCGCGTTCACACCCGCGGAGGTTGGCCCAGTGCGACTGGTGGGCGTCGGTTTCTCCGGGCTGGATTCGCACATACAAGAAGTCCTGTTTCCTGAGCTCGACCGCGCTATCACCGTCGAAGATCGAGTACCAGCACCTGCGCTTTCCGACGCTCCCGCCGGCCTGGTAGAGCTATCTGGAACCGGTGCGTTGCCGACCGTTCGGCTTTCCGACTCCAAGTGGGCACCTACCTCGGATGTGCACCACAGCGAGCATGGCCATGGTTGGGTACAGGGTTCGGGGCATGGGATTGTGACTGTCCGCTTTGAAAGCCGCACCAGTGGCCCCGGCCGCATGATCACGCTGAAGGAGGACGACCCGGAGCTGCGTCCGTGCTCAGCGGTGTGCAGTTTGGACTGGCCAGAGTGGCTGGCTTCCGACGAAGCAGCAGCTCTTGACTTGCCGCAGCCTGAGCGTGAAAGTGAAGACGATCTCGGTCCCGATGCGGATGCTTGATGCGGCTGCCTGACATGGCCGTTATCCTCGGTGCCGTTCGCGGCGCTCTGTTTATGCGCTGACCGTAAACTGGGCCACTATGACTACCGAATCCCGTATTGCAGAGCTCGAGGCAGCTCGCCGCGCCTCGTTGCGCAACACCGATCGAGACCCGAATCCGACGACCACACTTCCCGACGACGGTCTGGATAACCGCCAGCGCATGCTGAACGGTCAGTGGTATATCGCCAATCATCCGGAATCGCAGGCTCTGAACGCGCGAATTGGCCAGGTGGCCGCGGAATTTGAAGTCGCATTCCGCGAAGACCAGCAGGCAGCACAGCAAGTGCTAGCACCGGCACTGGGGTCTTTCGGAGAGAGCAGCACCGTTCGCCCGCCGGTCTACCTGGACTACGGCGATAACATCCATATCGGTGACAACGTTTTCATTAACTTTGGGCTCACCGCACTCGACGTGGTGAAGGTGACAATCTGCGACTACGCGCAGCTCGGGCCCAATGTGCAGCTGCTTCCACCAGTACACCCACTGGGAGCTGAGGCCCGCGCCGCTTATCTAGAGTCTGGAGATGAAATCATCATAGGGCGCAATGCCTGGATCGGTGGTGGAGCCATCATCCTGGGCGGTGTACACGTCGGCGACAACTCCGTGGTCGCCGCGGGCGCCGTGGTGACAAAGGACGTTCCCGCGGGCGTAGTCGTGGCTGGAAATCCGGCGAAAATCATCCGCATCATCGAGGCGTGAACTAGAACAGCGTCTGCGGATGCACATTCGCAGCCAGCGCGGCAGCGAGAATGATGCGCGCCTGCGGTGCATGCACGCAACCAGCGCTAATCACACCGTGCCGAGCCAGCGTCGCACCGCCACCGGCACCACCGTAGGCGGCGTGGACATCGCCACGCGGGACGCGCGTCGCCATCACGACGGTCACATCAGCGGCAATGGTCCGGTCAATGGCGGCGGCAAACGCATCGGAGACATTGCCCGACCCCAGGCCTTCTACGACAATGCCGCGGGCACCGGCGGCGACGGCCGAATCCAGCTGTGATCCATCTGCACCTAAGTAGGCGGGGATAATCTCTACCTTCGAGCCCGCCAAGGCGGTCAGCGGTAGCGGATCTGGACGAACCGGCTCCTCCGGGGCATTAGTGGCAAAAGCCAAAGGATCGGTCGTGTGCCACTTTGTCGCACCTCGCACCGGCAAGACCGCGTGGCCAAAGACAATGAGAACGCCAATTCCCTGTGCAGAGGCATCGGAGGCAATGGTCACGGCCTCAAAGAGGTTCCCCGGTCCGTCGGTTTCCGGGTGATCATAGGGAAGCTGTGCCCCAGTAAAGACAACTGGACGCGAGTCAGCATGGAAAACATCGGCAGCCATCGCCGTTTCTTCCATCGTGTCCGTGCCATGAGTTACGACGACACCGTCCACGGAGTCGTCGTCAAGCACTTCGTGAATAGTGGCGAGAATACGATCGACATCGTTGAGTGTGAGACTCGACGAGTCCAACATGCCGAGCTCACGAACTTCCAGCTCTAACATGCCCTCGGGGTAACGCTGCGCGACCGCTGCGACGAGCTCCGCACCCGAGATGGTCGGGGTTAGTGCACCGCTGCGATCCGTGGTGCAGGCGATGGTGCCGCCGGTGGTGATGACAACGATTCGGCGAGGGGAGGCTGTGCTAGACGAGGCCGAGCTAGCAGAGGCCGAGCTAGATGGCGAGTGATCCTGAGTCGACATGTCCACCATCTTACCCAGGCGATGTTTTGGCCTTGTGTAGGATTATGGATGGTGTGAAGCCAGCGAATCTTCATGCAGATTTTATTGGAGTAGTGCACATATGAAAGTCCCCTGCAACCAGCGCGTTAGCGGAATGCGTTGGCGCACAGCGCGTGGTGTGACAGTAGCGGCGATGGTCTCGGTCAGCGCACTTGGGCTCGTTGCCTGCGGTGGTGGCAATACTGCAGCGCCGACGACTGAATCGAAGACATCCAGCTCGGCGGAACCCGTCATCATGCTGCCGACGCGCGCAGAGCTTAACGACGTCCTCGCACGCCTCATCAACCCCGATCTACCTATTGAGGAAAAGGCGCTGACCATCGAGGACGGCGATACTGCCGGCGATTTCTTCGACATTGTCACCCACAGTGCCAATGAGCAGGAAATCAGCTTTGATGTCATTGACCCGGTCACGCCTGGATTTACTACTAAGCAGGCCGTAGCCGGTGTCAATATCCTCCGTCCGGAGGAAGATCCGATGCTCGTGGAGCAGGTGGACTTTATCCACCGGGATGGCCGTTGGATGCTGAGCAAGGAATGGGCCTGCAACCTGGCATCGACACTTAATCCGGAGCACAAGCCTGGGTTCTGCCTCGCGCCCGGCGAGACTCCTCCGCCGCCGCCTGAGCCAGAAGAGGAAGAGACCCCGGTTGAAGAGGCTCCAGCACCGGTCGAGGAGCCAGCTCCGGCTGCAGAGCCCGAAGCACCGGAGCCCGAAGCGCCGGTCGAGGAAGTGCCGCCACCGCCGCCTCCCGCGCCTGAACCACCGGCTGAAGAGGCTCCGCCACCGCCACCGCCAGCTCCGGCTGAGGATGCACCGCCTCCGCCACCACCGGCTTAGGTGGCGTCGGGCCAGGCATCACAGCCTAGTCCGGTCGGGTGCACTGGCCACACAAAAGAAAGTGTCTAGGTTTATGACAGTTCCGCCCATTTTTGGGCAGAAAAGTGACATAAACCTAGACACTTTCTCGTCTTCTAACCTTGCGGTGGTACGAGCTAATCTTCTGGGCTACTTCCTCGAGCCGTCGCCGTCCTTAAACTCCAGCCCGCGATGCGTCTGCTGAGTGATGCGCACATCGGAGTTGCCGTCGCCGTAGGTCACGGAGGTAACAAAATCGATGTTGCCCTTCACCGGAAGGGGCTTGGTCAGGTCGATGGTGACGCGGTCGGCAAGCATGTCAGTCGTGGCCTCGACAACCTTCAGTGCACCCTCGCCGCCAGTGTCCAACTCCGTAACGGTCGGCACCTGCTTGACATCGACCTTCAAATTAACAATGTCTCCCGCACGGCTGAGCAGGGTATAGGTCACCTTCTGCGTCATCTTGGTCTGGCCTTCGACCTCGCTTTCGACCGTCCAGGTCGCATCCTTTCCGATGTCCTCGGAGGGGAAGACGATAGGTACGGAATGCAGCTGCTGCAGCGCCATCTCCACACCAGCGCGAGCGGTGTCGGTGGCCTTCTCCGGCGCTCCCAGCTTGAGTTCCTTGACCTCACCTGTGGCCGTTGTTGACGAATCAGAGATAAATCCCTGCGCGGTAGCGATATCCTCATTCAGCTCATCGTTGGAGCCGTGGGGTTTACCCACCTCTGACGTCACCGCACGAGTATCGTTATCACTGGTAACAGTGCTGGTCAGGGGGATTTCCAGGCGGGTGTCTGGGAAAGTCTGGTCGCTATCGGCGTTTCCGCCACGCTGTGCGAAGCCCTGTGTCACCGCCGCGGTCGACTCCTGCTCTGCACCGTCGTCCTTCCAGCGCACACTCGCCAGCTCACCGCTGCCAGCACTGGTCAATTCGATCTTGGGTTGTGCAACGTCCACGGGTTGTGTTTCCACCGAGCTTTCCGACGAGCACGCGGCCAGTGACACCACAGTAGTAGCGGCAACAACTGCGGTGCCGACCCTTGCCAGCAGGCCACGCTTGGTGTGACCAGCTCGGTCGCTGTGGCTAGGTCGACGGAACCACGAGGGGGTTGTGTCTCCTGTGCGTCGTAAAGCGGAGGAGGCCGGAACAAACTGAGATTGGAAACGTCGAGTCACACCGGTTAGCGTACCGGTTTCTTGGCGGATAGGAACCACCCGGGCGGTGTCAGTTGGCTGAATATGGGTTTGTTAGGCCATTATGGGACAGTGACTAAGAAGGAAACGAGGACATATTTCCCGCGGCGGGGGATTCTCGCCGCGGTTATTGTGTCAGTTGCGATTATTGATCAGCTGACCAAGATTATCGCTTTGAAGACTCTCGATGGCCGTCCTGCGGTGCAGGTGCTTGGCGATCTCTTCGAGTTGCGGCTCGTTTTTAACCCCGGTGCAGCCTTCTCCTTTGGCACGAACGCCACCTGGGTTTTTACCACGTTGCAGCTGGTTTACATCCTGGCTGTGATGTGCTGTTCCCATTGGCTGCGCAGTCCTATATCGGCGACTGCGGCGGGGCTTATTGCTGGTGGCGCGCTGGGCAACCTCATCGATAGGCTATTTCGGGAGCCCGGTTTCTATGTCGGCCACGTTGTCGATTTCCTGTCGGTGAAGGGTTTTGCCGTATTTAATATCGCGGACTCCGCGATTACTGTGGGCGTTATTATCCTCGTTATCTGGATGGTTTTTTCCAAGGAGCCGGATCTCTTCGCTGATCAGATTGCAGCGGAGAAGAAATCTGCTCAGAAGAATCAGAAGCAGTTGGCGGAGGGAGGACAGCAGTGAACGACAATGCACTAAATAGCGGTGCAGCACTCGGGGGAGCGCACCAGCCCGACCGAGAAACCCGGCAGATGCCCGTTCCACCGGGCTTAGCCGGAATGCGGGTAGATGCCGGTGTGGCTAAGTTGCTGGGGCTCTCGCGCACAGCGGTGGCTGATTTGGCAGCGGCTGGGGACATCACGGTTGATGGTGTGAGCGTTGGCAAGTCTGACCGCTTGGAAGAAAACGCTTTCCTCTCCGTGTTGTTACCGCCGGTGGAAAAGCCATTGGTTCCCAAAGAGGAACTCGTCGAGGGCATGGACGTGCTCTACCACGACTCCGATTTGGTAGCTGTTCACAAGCCTGTTGGCGTGGCTGCGCATCCGTCGGTCGGTTGGGAAGGTCCAACGGTTATCGGCGGGCTGGCGGCTGCTGGTTTCCGCATTTCTACCTCCGGTCCGCCCGAGCGAAAAGGTATCGTGCATCGCTTGGATGTTGGCACCTCTGGCGTGATGGTTGTCGCCTGCTCAGAGCGGGGCTACTCCGTGCTCAAGCGGGCGTTCAAAAACCGTGAGGTGTCGAAGACCTATCACGCTCTGGTTCAGGGGCATCCGGATCCGCTGTCGGGGACAATTGATGCTCCGATTGGCCGTCATCCTTCGGCGGGGTGGCGCTTTGCCGTCCGTCAGGATGGCAAAAATGCTGTGACGCACTACGAAACGCTTGAGGCCTTCGCCCCAGCAACGCTGTTGAAGGTGAATCTAGAAACTGGGCGCACGCACCAGATTCGTGTGCACTTCTCTGCGCTGAATCACCCATGTTGTGGCGATCCCATGTACGGTTCCGATCCGGCATTGGCCCAGCGGCTTGGGCTCAACCGCCAGTGGCTTCATGCTGTTTCGCTTGGTTTCCACCATCCGGCAGATGGTCGCTGGATGGAAATCGAATGTCCATACCCAGATGATTTGAACCACGCATTGGAAGTTTTGAGGCAGGGCGCATGACGCAGACTCCATTGGGATCCAAGAATCGAGCGCGCCCCGAAACTCGTGCGAAAAGCACCGGTGACGGCAGTATTTCGCCAGTGATGGCACTAATCTCAGGTTTCTGTGTTGTCGTATTGGTGATTGTTTTAGCAGTCGCTTCGACATCCGATCGCGTGAGCAAGCCGCAGAATATCAACGGCGATGCGCTCGGTCCAGACCCGTGGGAAGCAACCGAGCAGTACGTAGAGCGTGCCGACGAGTCCCTCGAGAATATGAAGAAGGAAGACTACCAGCTAAAGAACGGCCAGCCAGTCGTGGAGGACCCGAAGTTCTGGGCGATGGTGACTTTTGACCGGCTGCTCGATGCGCAAGAAGCGGCACAGGTCTATGAAAAAGAGCCCTCTCTGCGAGTATCGACTGCAATCATCGGTGGCGTGAGTACCCGGTATTTGCCGCAGCCGAGCAAAACGGCGAGTGAAGAAAAGCTGCTGCAAGATCAACTGGAGTTAGCGGCTGCCTACGCAGACGTCGCGATTGACGACGAACGGCTCGGCTTCAACGGTTTACTGGTCTATGGAGACGCTGAGGCGTTGATGAATGTCAAGAAACTGCCTGCTGTTAAAGCAGTCGAGGCGCTGCCATCAGATGCGGCACGCGGCCGTTTTGGTATCCGACCGGTGCTGAGTTCCGGTTTCACGGATAAAGATCCGCTTTTTGCGCCGGGGCTGAGCCAGAACTAATAGAAGCCAGAACTAAGTGCCCAAATCCAAAAGACTAGGGTGAAGCGGCTAGAACTCTGCCGTCAGTACGCCGCCAGTACGCAGTCAGTTTCAACGAGAACGAAAAGGAGTCAGTCAACAGTGATTCAGGCATTCGGTGCGTACCTTTTGTGGGCGCTGTTTCCGCTCTACTTTCCGCTGCTGGAGCCGGCGGGGGCCGTGGAGATTTTGGCGCATCGATTCGTCTGGACGCTTGTCTTTATGGCCATTGCCCTCAGCTTCATGCGCGCATGGCCAGAGCTGAAGGCCGCGAGCGCCAAGACGTGGGGCACTATTTTTATTGCCGCACTGTTGATCTCCGTCAACTGGGGCGTGTACGTCTACCTGGTCAACAATGGGCAGGTGGCGGAGGCCGCACTCGGCTACTTCATTAACCCGCTGGTCAGCGTTTTGTTGGCGATGATTTTCTTCCGTGAAAGCATCTCGCGGTTGCAGCTCGGCAGTGTCATCTTGGCAACCATTGCGGTCATTGTTCTCACTATCGGTGTGGGACATCCGCCGTTGGGTGCGCTGGCGCTGGCGTTCAGTTTCGGTTTTTACGGACTAATGAAGAAGCGGGTATCGCTTTCCTCGGCAGCGTCGCTGACGGCCGAGTCCGCTGTAATCACACCGATCGCGCTGGCCTACATCTTCTGGTTGAGCTCCAACGGGCAGAGCACCTTTACCTCCGAAGGAACCGGCCACACGCTGCTCATGATGAGCGCCGGTGTTGCTACCGCCATTCCGTTGCTGCTCTTCGGCGAAGGTGCCAAGCGCCTGCCACTAGCCACCTTGGGCCTGATGCAGTACATCACGCCGGTTCTCCAGATCACTTTGGCAGTCACCGTGCTCGGCGAGGAGCTCGAGCCGGAGCGCTGGATTGGCTTCTTCATCATCTGGGGTGCCGTCGCGCTGTTCATCTGCGACCTCATCCTGAAGATGCGCCGTCAGCGTCGGGTACGCCGGGAACTCCGCAAGGCTGGCATTGAACCGGCCACGGTTCCCGACGATGCCGCCGACCAGACGGATGGGGCGGTTACCCGGGACGTCGTAAAGCCTGGAGATAACTAGCAGAAAAGGTCGCGTAGGTGCTCGTTGAGGAAGATTCCCTGCGGGTCGACCTTTTCGCGTAACGCCTGGACCTCGCCGAACAGCGGGTAGCGCTGCGAAAAATCCTCCGCGCGGAGCGTGTGCAATTTGCCCCAGTGCGGGCGACCTTCGTGGGCCTTGAAAATCGGCTCAATGAGGTTGAAGTACTCTCGGTAGTTTTCCTTCCAGTAGCGGTGGATGGCGATGTAGGCACTGTCGCGGCCGTACGCAGTTGACAGGGCCACATCATCGGCTTTTGCGGAGCGCACCTCGATGGGGAAGGAGATTTTCATCCTCTTGCGGGCAATCGCGTCGCGGATTTCTCCGAGGACATCGGAAGCGGCCTCGAGCGGGACGGAGTACTCCATCTCGGAGAAACGAACGCGGCGCGGCGAGACAAAGACCTTGTGCGCCTCGTTGGAGTAGCGGCGCTCGGGCACTGTGTTGGTGGCAATCCGGTTGATGGTATCGGTCGTAGCGGGAATGGCTTTGGCAATCTCGCAGCACGCCAAGAGTCCCATGTTGTTGACGACTTCGTCGTTAAGATACGTGCGCGCGCTGCCCAGGCGCTGCTTCAGGCTATTGCGGCTCGGGCGGCGGTGGCGCTGCGGTTCGATGCGAGTATTGTGCTTGACCAGCGTCTCGCGCTGTCCCGGGAACCAGAAAAACTCCAGGTGGTCAGCTTCTTTGCAACGCTCGGCGAAGCTCTTGCGCAGGGAATCAAACTCTTCGCGGTGTTCGTCGGCGTGCAGATCAAACGCCGGTACGACGGACATCGTGACCTCCGTAAGCACGCCGAAGACACCCAGCCCCAGCCGTCCGAGGCGGTAGAGCTCGCCGTCGATTCCCTCAGCGTCCGGATGGCAGTGCCTGACGACGCCATCCGCGGTGACAATCTTGAATCCCTTAACGGTGCCTGCGAAGCCGGTGAACCCAAGCCCGGTGCCGTGCGTGCCAGTAGAGATAGCGCCGGCCAGCGACTGCGGATCGACATCGCCCTGGTTGGGAAGGGCCCAACCGAGTGGGCGCAGAATACCTGGAGTATCGCGCAGACGAGTGCCGGCACGCAGGGTGGCGGTCTGGTTGGCGGCGTCGAGTTCGACCAGACCAGAGCAGCGGTCGAGTTGAACGCGGTGCCCATCGGTGGTGGCCACGGAAGTAAAAGAATGACCGGCCCCCAGCGGGCGCACCGTAGTTCCTTCGGTCTTCGCTGCCTTAATTACCGAGATGACGCCCTCGTCATCGTGCGGCTGATGCATATAGGACGGGGTGCACGATTGCGTGTGAGCCCAATTGTTCCAATGAGACTTGGCAGCAGCTTTCGCCTGCGCACGCCGACGTACGCGTGGTACGCGGGACTCAACTGTAGAGACTGTGAAGCGGGCGTTGTTGCGTGAATTGCTCATGTGAAGATCAATCCCTTTCCTCGGTACGTGGGCCAGTGGGCGATGATGGCGCCATCTCGAACTGCAATGGCTTCTTGTGTGTGTTCGGCTATTTCGCCGGCCTTGGCGTGGCGGAACCACACGGGATCTCCCAGCGAAATTGCATCGGCGGTCTTGCCGAGCAACGGAGTCTGCACCTCACCGGGGCCTTCCTCTGCCGCGTAGCGCAGGCCAGTGGGGTACCAGGGGGTTGGCAACCGATCATCTCCCGCCGGCCCAGAGGCAATTCGGCCACCGCCGGACACCGTGATCACGCCTTTCTTAGGGCGTCGCGTCGCCGGCAACACAAACCAGGACGCCGGGCGCAGATTGAATGCGCGATAGTTATCGAACAGTGTTGGTGCCAGGAATCCCGACCCCGCCGCTGCCTCGGTTACTGCGGCTTCGGCGCACGTCGACTCCAACGACCCCGTACCACCGCCGTTGACAAACTCCAGGGGTCCCGCCACTTTCTCGACTGCAGCGACAACCTTCGCGCGGCGCTTTGCCAACTCCTTCTTTGAGACGGCCTGCATCATTCGAATTGCTCGTGCACGCAGGGAGTTTCCGGCATCGCCCACTCCGGCAATGTGCCCCTCATACATCATGATTCCCGCCAGCTGTAGCTCCGGACGGGCAATGATCTGCTTGGCAAACGCCGCTGCCTGCTTCGGCGAGAACAAGCTGGAGCGCAGTGTACCGATATGCACGCCGGGCAGAGGGCGAAAGGACGCATCGACGTCCATGCACACGCGGATTGGCGCATTTTCGCTTGCCGACGGCGCCAGCACCTCCAGATGTTCGGGACGGTCAACCATTACGCAGATGGCGGCGCGCGCTGCATCATCGTCGGCAAGCTCTGAGATAGCGCGGGCGTCAAGTGTTGGGTAGGCGACGACGATGTCGTCGCTAATTCCTTCTCGGAATAGGTACAGCGCCTCTGCCAGCGAATATGCCAGCACGCCCTGGAAACCGGGGAAGGCCAGGACGTGCGAAATAAGCTGTGGAATGCGAATCGATTTCGAGGCCACGCGGATAGGCATACCGTTTGCGCGGCGGAGCATATCGCGGGCATTGGCTTCGACCGCCGCGAGGTCGACGACGACTGCAGGAAAGGAAGTGCAGTTAAGCAGCGTGTCGGTAGCTAGCGGCGGGCGGGCTGTCTGGGGCATCTGCGGCGGCAGCGCCTCAGGCAGGTGAGACATCGATGTCGGAGCCGGGCGGGATGTGCCCGAGGACTCCGGGGCAGAAGCTCGAGAAAGTTTCATGCCCTAAAACGTAATCATTGGAAACCTGTACTGTCTTTGATTTTGAAAAGAAAGTCAGAATTTCCCAGGCCTGTGCTTTTTAGACCAGCCAGCTGTAGCGGGCTGCATCCATGTTGGAGGTGATGACATCGCCATCGATGAGGTAGCCGGCGGCGACGGGGCGGCGGTCGATGGTGGCAAGAACCTCGTCAAGCTCGGGCTTGGGGAAGTAGGTGAAGTGGCCATCGGAAAGTGGTGCGAACACTGTGTTGCTCCTTCGATTCTTGGCTTTGGATTAACGGGAAAGGCTAACGGACGAGAGGAAATATGAGGACGTCCTCAAAAACCGTGATGTCGAGTATTGTCGACTGGTTTTGGAAATTAAAGGATAGGAAGGGGTGATGTTGCACACGTCTGTAGCTATAACTGTGCAGACATAAGGGGGCTGCTTCATTTTGAGTGTTCGAAGGAATCGTGTTCAATCCGGGGGATTGTCTACAATCTGGACTCATGGCTAACTCCTCCTTCGTGCACCTCCACAATCACACCGAGTATTCCATGCTCGACGGTATGGCGAAGATTGATTTGCTTGCCGACGAGGTTGCGCGACAGGGAATGCCTGCGGTCGGTGTCACCGACCACGGCAATATGTTTGGCTCAAATGCTTTCTATCGGCAGATGAAGTCCAAGGGCGTCAAGCCGATCATCGGCATTGAGGCCTATATGGCGCCGGAGAGTCGCTTCAACAAAAAGCGCATTCAGTGGGGTGAGCCGCATCAGCGTCGAGATGACGTCTCGGGTCGCGGTTCCTACTTGCACCAGACCATGTTGGCAGCGAATGCGCAGGGTCTGCGGAACCTGTTCTACCTGTCGTCGATGGCGTCGTATGAGGGACAAATTAGTAAGTACCCGCGAATGGATGCGGAGTTGGTGGCGGAACGCGCCGAGGGCATTATCGCAACC
The nucleotide sequence above comes from Corynebacterium amycolatum. Encoded proteins:
- a CDS encoding DNA polymerase IV — translated: MPTSGRWVLHIDMDAFFASVEQLTRPTLRGRPVLVGGLGGRGVVAGASYEARAYGAHSAMPMARARRLMPPNAVTVSGRKGIYGPVSRRVFSVIRERVPVVEQLSVDEAFMEPEELQGASIEKVIAWAEQLRADIRRETGLASSIGAGAGKQFAKIASGLAKPDGVYVLDPARNHELLHPLPVEKLWGIGPVTAAKLHTLGVDTIGDFAAMSQRDVEVSLTSKTGVMLWQLAQGTDDRPVKERDVAKSVSAEYTYPEDLGSQAQLHAAIDRAGESAFRRLKKDGRGARTITCKVRLSDLSIHTRSETLAYATQDFDTLMAVAHRIAFTPAEVGPVRLVGVGFSGLDSHIQEVLFPELDRAITVEDRVPAPALSDAPAGLVELSGTGALPTVRLSDSKWAPTSDVHHSEHGHGWVQGSGHGIVTVRFESRTSGPGRMITLKEDDPELRPCSAVCSLDWPEWLASDEAAALDLPQPERESEDDLGPDADA
- the lspA gene encoding signal peptidase II, giving the protein MTKKETRTYFPRRGILAAVIVSVAIIDQLTKIIALKTLDGRPAVQVLGDLFELRLVFNPGAAFSFGTNATWVFTTLQLVYILAVMCCSHWLRSPISATAAGLIAGGALGNLIDRLFREPGFYVGHVVDFLSVKGFAVFNIADSAITVGVIILVIWMVFSKEPDLFADQIAAEKKSAQKNQKQLAEGGQQ
- a CDS encoding RluA family pseudouridine synthase; its protein translation is MPVPPGLAGMRVDAGVAKLLGLSRTAVADLAAAGDITVDGVSVGKSDRLEENAFLSVLLPPVEKPLVPKEELVEGMDVLYHDSDLVAVHKPVGVAAHPSVGWEGPTVIGGLAAAGFRISTSGPPERKGIVHRLDVGTSGVMVVACSERGYSVLKRAFKNREVSKTYHALVQGHPDPLSGTIDAPIGRHPSAGWRFAVRQDGKNAVTHYETLEAFAPATLLKVNLETGRTHQIRVHFSALNHPCCGDPMYGSDPALAQRLGLNRQWLHAVSLGFHHPADGRWMEIECPYPDDLNHALEVLRQGA
- a CDS encoding alanine racemase, producing MKLSRASAPESSGTSRPAPTSMSHLPEALPPQMPQTARPPLATDTLLNCTSFPAVVVDLAAVEANARDMLRRANGMPIRVASKSIRIPQLISHVLAFPGFQGVLAYSLAEALYLFREGISDDIVVAYPTLDARAISELADDDAARAAICVMVDRPEHLEVLAPSASENAPIRVCMDVDASFRPLPGVHIGTLRSSLFSPKQAAAFAKQIIARPELQLAGIMMYEGHIAGVGDAGNSLRARAIRMMQAVSKKELAKRRAKVVAAVEKVAGPLEFVNGGGTGSLESTCAEAAVTEAAAGSGFLAPTLFDNYRAFNLRPASWFVLPATRRPKKGVITVSGGGRIASGPAGDDRLPTPWYPTGLRYAAEEGPGEVQTPLLGKTADAISLGDPVWFRHAKAGEIAEHTQEAIAVRDGAIIAHWPTYRGKGLIFT
- a CDS encoding asparaginase — its product is MVDMSTQDHSPSSSASASSASSSTASPRRIVVITTGGTIACTTDRSGALTPTISGAELVAAVAQRYPEGMLELEVRELGMLDSSSLTLNDVDRILATIHEVLDDDSVDGVVVTHGTDTMEETAMAADVFHADSRPVVFTGAQLPYDHPETDGPGNLFEAVTIASDASAQGIGVLIVFGHAVLPVRGATKWHTTDPLAFATNAPEEPVRPDPLPLTALAGSKVEIIPAYLGADGSQLDSAVAAGARGIVVEGLGSGNVSDAFAAAIDRTIAADVTVVMATRVPRGDVHAAYGGAGGGATLARHGVISAGCVHAPQARIILAAALAANVHPQTLF
- a CDS encoding D-arabinono-1,4-lactone oxidase; the protein is MSNSRNNARFTVSTVESRVPRVRRRAQAKAAAKSHWNNWAHTQSCTPSYMHQPHDDEGVISVIKAAKTEGTTVRPLGAGHSFTSVATTDGHRVQLDRCSGLVELDAANQTATLRAGTRLRDTPGILRPLGWALPNQGDVDPQSLAGAISTGTHGTGLGFTGFAGTVKGFKIVTADGVVRHCHPDAEGIDGELYRLGRLGLGVFGVLTEVTMSVVPAFDLHADEHREEFDSLRKSFAERCKEADHLEFFWFPGQRETLVKHNTRIEPQRHRRPSRNSLKQRLGSARTYLNDEVVNNMGLLACCEIAKAIPATTDTINRIATNTVPERRYSNEAHKVFVSPRRVRFSEMEYSVPLEAASDVLGEIRDAIARKRMKISFPIEVRSAKADDVALSTAYGRDSAYIAIHRYWKENYREYFNLIEPIFKAHEGRPHWGKLHTLRAEDFSQRYPLFGEVQALREKVDPQGIFLNEHLRDLFC
- the rarD gene encoding EamA family transporter RarD, with the protein product MIQAFGAYLLWALFPLYFPLLEPAGAVEILAHRFVWTLVFMAIALSFMRAWPELKAASAKTWGTIFIAALLISVNWGVYVYLVNNGQVAEAALGYFINPLVSVLLAMIFFRESISRLQLGSVILATIAVIVLTIGVGHPPLGALALAFSFGFYGLMKKRVSLSSAASLTAESAVITPIALAYIFWLSSNGQSTFTSEGTGHTLLMMSAGVATAIPLLLFGEGAKRLPLATLGLMQYITPVLQITLAVTVLGEELEPERWIGFFIIWGAVALFICDLILKMRRQRRVRRELRKAGIEPATVPDDAADQTDGAVTRDVVKPGDN
- a CDS encoding sugar O-acetyltransferase; the protein is MTTESRIAELEAARRASLRNTDRDPNPTTTLPDDGLDNRQRMLNGQWYIANHPESQALNARIGQVAAEFEVAFREDQQAAQQVLAPALGSFGESSTVRPPVYLDYGDNIHIGDNVFINFGLTALDVVKVTICDYAQLGPNVQLLPPVHPLGAEARAAYLESGDEIIIGRNAWIGGGAIILGGVHVGDNSVVAAGAVVTKDVPAGVVVAGNPAKIIRIIEA